The Vicingus serpentipes genome includes the window GGATTCTTTATGTCTTTATTTGGCATAATAAATCCTATTGCTTTTTTATTAGCATAATCTAAAGCTACTTTATAAAAATACTCAGGAATAGTTACTTGATTTTCACCTCGCTCAATTACAGGCAAACTATCATTTAAAATAGGTCCTGTTACAATAAATAATTGCTCATTGTTATTTTCAACATAACCTCTCATCAACCCTTCTAGTTTTGCCCATTTTTTTCGATTAAAATCTGCCAACTGAGGCGACATGTTTGAATAATAAAATGACTCTGACAGGGCTTTTTTATTCCATTTAAAATCAGCTGAAGGGGCTAAATGGCCCCTATCATATCCAAATCCATCATATTCATATTTGTTTTTCTCTCCAAGTTTTTTAGTTTTTAAAAAATAATCTTTTTCAGTTGCACTTCCTGTTTTTACTAGCGTATCAACTCTAAAATTATTCGACCTACTTGCTTTACCATCTATTATATCAGTAGAAATTATATGAACTACCCATTTTGCTTGTTCATGGTTTTCATCATAAACCAAACTATAAGCCAAATGAGAAATCACCTCTTCTCCTTCTACTGGTTTAGGTAAACCTATCTCTGCAATTTCTTGTCTTATTTTCGCAAGTTTTAGTTCATCAATTTTAGACTGAACTTCCCCTTTTTTAGATTCTAAAACTTCAACCTCTTTGGTTAAATCAATTATTTGTTGATTGATTGTTTGAGCAACTCCAGTAAAAGGAAGATAGAATAACAATATTGCTATTCTTATCATTATTTTATTGATCATTAAGTTCTTTATTTATTTTTCTTAGCTGCTTTCTTTGCCGCTTTAGCCGCTTCTTTTTCTTTCCTTTCTCTTTCCTTCTTCTCGTAATATTCTCTAGTTAATTTTTCTTCTTTTGTTTCTAATCGCTCTACTATTTCAGCTTTATATTTAGTCATGTTAAACGATTGAAATCCAGGTCCAAAATTTGAAACAGAAACAGGTCCAACACCAATTCCAATACTTGGACCTGATTTAGGTTGTGGAGTTACTATTTTTAATGGTTCTTGTTTATTTAAAGCTATTTGAGTTAGTACCTCATTGTCTTTACCAACAACTGAAACCACATCTAGAAACGATTTAAAATACCATCTTCCATTTACAGTTCTTCCATCAATTTTTGTACTAATTTGAGCTCCTTCTTTCACTACATGATTTACATTTCCATCTTTTGTAATTACAATCACATAAAGTGTTTTATAGCCTTCATCTTCTAAGTCTCTTGCTTGAGAAAAAACGTTAAAACTAAAAAATAATGAGACTAAAATTATTGCAAAATTCTTCATATCTATTAATTTTATTTAAAGGTAAGTTATTGCTTTTAAAAGCACAATAACCATTCAATAAAAGGTATATTTTTTATAATATTGAAACTTCATGCCAAGTTTAGCTCAAATACCGCTAATTCGATTTATTATCCCTTTTATTTTAGGAATTGTTTCGGCTATCTATATCCCTTTAGAAAATCAATTAACAAATTACACACTTGGAGTTTTTTTAATTTCTTACCTCCTACTTCTATCCATTAAAAAAATAAATTCGAGCTACAAATTAAAATGGCTATTTGGAGTTTTAATTTACCTCATCCTTTTTAATCTAGGACATACTATTACACTTCAAAAATCAAATAGTAGCAAACCTTTTCAACTCAACAATAAACAAAACCAAGTAATGATTGGAGAAGTAATTTCTCCCCCTCTAATTAAAGAGAAAACGGTAAAGACTACAATTGCAATAAAAGGATTAAAAACCAATGAAAATTGGGTTTCAACAAATGGAAATGTAATTGTGTTTGTTCAAAAAGATTCACTATCAGAATCCTTAAAATTAGGTGATTACATTTCATTTAACCCTCAATTTGAGAATGTACCAGACCCCAAAAACCCTAACGAATTTGATTATAAAAGATATTTATCGTTTCACCTTATTCATCAGCAATCTTATTTAAAATCAAGCAATTGGAAGATAATTGACAACACTAATAACAATAGCTTATTCCTTTATGCTGATAAATTTAGAACTAAACTCATTAAAATTTTAGAAGAAAATGGATTGAAAGGGAATGAATTAGGAGTTGCTTCAGCATTAATACTAGGCTATAAAAACAATATTGATGCTCAATTAAAAAATGCTTACTCAA containing:
- a CDS encoding DNA/RNA non-specific endonuclease is translated as MIRIAILLFYLPFTGVAQTINQQIIDLTKEVEVLESKKGEVQSKIDELKLAKIRQEIAEIGLPKPVEGEEVISHLAYSLVYDENHEQAKWVVHIISTDIIDGKASRSNNFRVDTLVKTGSATEKDYFLKTKKLGEKNKYEYDGFGYDRGHLAPSADFKWNKKALSESFYYSNMSPQLADFNRKKWAKLEGLMRGYVENNNEQLFIVTGPILNDSLPVIERGENQVTIPEYFYKVALDYANKKAIGFIMPNKDIKNPISSFAVSINEVEMAAGIDFFYQLDDELEEQLESQNQVSDWLPESQETDVTPIYQPSLPPGVFNTVQAKNYIGNGKKITVKGTVVNARETKNGHLFFNLDKNYPNQIFTVAIWKQNIVNFSYNPLVEWMNKKITISGKIADFDGVPTMILEKENSIEFDEDPKYKMIVE